One genomic region from Spirulina subsalsa PCC 9445 encodes:
- a CDS encoding response regulator, with amino-acid sequence MVASAQHPIDLILSELGRYAQDKFTGKVTINLTAQEQWVLYLSIGRLVWAMGGKHPVRRWRRHLLKHCPQINPGQMSLRQNDLTECWDYNILVLLVRRQLSQTEPVLSTIQGIVSEVVFDILQNASLIPRATSAIPAISIQESPGVRPSHLGVLQNSILELEGIVETVQRQWQQWETAGLKSISPNVAPVINSLPELEEETSPNVYKNLVTLITGKRTLRDLAWMMKQDAIDVTRSLVPYIQQRIIGLHSLPDLPIPSFLTPPANTVTPPQERRRPTPTPPPKSVQKALIACIDDSPQTRQVMEEIFTEAGYGFLPIADSLNALPLLIQYKPQLIFLDLVMPIANGYELCAQIRRVAQLEKTPVIILTGRDGIVDRVRAKMVGANDFMSKPIDAERVLKTVQRFVETTS; translated from the coding sequence ATGGTTGCTTCCGCCCAACACCCTATAGACTTGATTTTATCTGAACTGGGTCGCTATGCTCAGGACAAGTTCACAGGCAAAGTGACTATTAACCTGACCGCCCAAGAGCAATGGGTGTTATATTTGAGCATTGGGCGCTTGGTTTGGGCAATGGGCGGCAAGCATCCTGTACGACGGTGGCGACGGCATTTATTAAAACATTGCCCCCAAATTAACCCGGGTCAGATGTCCCTGCGACAAAATGACTTAACCGAATGCTGGGACTACAATATTTTGGTTTTATTGGTGCGTCGTCAACTTTCCCAAACGGAGCCGGTGTTAAGCACCATTCAGGGGATTGTGAGTGAAGTGGTCTTTGATATTTTACAAAATGCTAGCCTAATCCCCCGGGCAACTTCGGCGATTCCTGCCATTTCAATTCAAGAATCCCCGGGAGTACGTCCTTCCCATTTGGGTGTATTACAGAACTCAATTTTAGAATTGGAGGGCATTGTAGAAACGGTACAACGCCAGTGGCAGCAGTGGGAAACGGCCGGCCTTAAGAGTATTTCCCCCAATGTTGCCCCGGTGATTAACAGTTTGCCTGAGTTAGAAGAGGAAACCTCTCCAAATGTTTATAAAAATTTAGTCACCCTGATTACGGGCAAGCGCACCCTGCGGGATTTAGCTTGGATGATGAAACAAGACGCTATTGATGTGACGCGCTCTTTAGTTCCCTATATCCAGCAGAGAATTATTGGTCTGCACAGTTTACCCGATCTCCCCATCCCCAGTTTTCTCACCCCTCCCGCCAATACCGTCACCCCACCCCAAGAACGTCGTCGCCCTACTCCCACCCCGCCCCCAAAGTCGGTTCAAAAAGCCCTGATTGCTTGTATAGATGATAGTCCCCAAACTCGTCAGGTGATGGAGGAAATTTTTACCGAGGCCGGATATGGGTTTCTGCCCATTGCCGATTCGCTGAATGCCCTGCCCTTACTGATTCAATATAAGCCCCAACTGATTTTTCTGGATTTAGTGATGCCCATTGCTAATGGCTATGAACTCTGCGCCCAAATTCGCCGGGTGGCTCAACTGGAAAAAACTCCGGTCATTATCTTAACGGGACGGGATGGAATCGTCGATCGTGTCCGTGCGAAAATGGTAGGGGCTAATGATTTTATGTCTAAACCCATTGATGCCGAACGGGTTCTAAAAACCGTGCAGCGTTTCGTGGAAACGACAAGTTGA